One window of the Daphnia pulex isolate KAP4 chromosome 8, ASM2113471v1 genome contains the following:
- the LOC124201136 gene encoding condensin-2 complex subunit D3-like: MEDNVEMYQQTVASELDCLQLDKLETEWIKEVIDNDFLQCQDIPLLYDEILEECHITSRLIHLQKAFLLWLESNKGSSEDSEVSTATRQSLGSSLMPENNSAAVNTNLTNNGSRFWSFLFQEKKVNIQSLLALIGFFIDRGSTLSSTHEERQRCFEAAKMYLTIICIPGSMAFRVFHQMLYMKALQLVQLYVQTRKYAQKSALQSQQAKKGHKQTQPVAEFEEEEGEAPIGPEEIAAVEKAMSRFLDALFLVAQHLSFKRYPNILKETVECILPIINLDRGAVSLKALEIIHNFCNPLHGDAVQTVHHVFVHILPYLVLDPSEKDLNNKNLVALKDISFNLVNSFISKFGEIIYPLVHGLIKHVCVEVVDRAEYRHKTAQTALDLLQLIPEEHRQGTIRWFLLLAHTEQAFLRLFSLEILSILLQNGQIDMLTFAVIFGQCSDQSATVRAKALSILGECIESNDRSVVEIFDIIFSEEVDRQTTGAEELEEESDIVEILQGEEPINITAALLPKASAIMNLLKERAVDEKVHVRKNALQLLLSVTRRHRRYLTQDLLKLLGNACRDVAMLIRRNSAQMMTDLLCEHSENEAVQKIWARSVLPLVIDGETRVQEKALECADQFVLRSLVGNDSQKGWILLEVIIELGLDIYLSKAVEMWSRQQQIPAQLLRTLLSNSEQRPRAALTLVAIFARHATIDNNVKKFALDYLQENIGSTNSVNVYCIQQVYKVIGATLPSMSKENVQTIREISSRFVANSQLSTNVIATACDMIVFCIQQQVADEDKARKEAAEWAGEIISSSGEFLSIHLRKQENVSPEEEEQLARRILTLGCVGLHCPQQVNKRHFLLLQHAAFQPESGVDAPIPFSQPQSQPKRKLPPRLQAAAVISLGKLSVQHEEMAKRLIPGLGRLLETTPHEAVRNNIVCCLCDWVIRYATAIDPVMPQVTACLRDPTPAVRKQTLVLLIHLLQEDYLKIRGTFFFRILQLACDDDESLRDLALFYVTQRLLHRQPTIIQQHFIECVFHFNDYKGHPTYNRYALTDREKKLFSIAGQQHTRRRFQIYQFMLQNLDDEARFQLTFRLTRDVLHGVVEEVMSLKNASTEAVLKDALAVLSCDDIKLASLSASTDDDPVEKEDIAQAIVQSTKKAIIAQVVKRNVIENIVPIVVALKRKLAANKSSLMGNLMVFLRELMKDYKDEIQEILAEDRQLMAEIDFDIKRFEQQERMEAEMPTPRVDRTIPPPELVNPREDEQVRVQSNDRRSLANNRTLRPSDKPVETPIKSNAIPKTTEQVVEKSPVEEALSTSSEPQEPTNKSRRSTRKTQVSFANDSARLNGDPVEQVPSVADTSVPFVQPSVDKLPPKNVAVKRLLASRIMSTPIRNVPVDDVSFQIRDVDLSNIHLPDHENNQADSLPELESTPKRKSKRRRCN, from the exons ATGGAAGATAACGTTGAAATGTACCAACAAACCGTAGCTTCAGAATTGGATTGTTTACAATTGGATAAACTTGAAACAGAATGGATAAAGGAAGTGATCGACAACGACTTTTTGCAGTGTCAAGACATTCCACTGCTTTATGATGAAATTCTGGAAGAATGCCATATCACTTCACGATTAATTCATTTACAGAAAGCTTTTTTACTGTGGTTAGAATCAAATAAGGGATCATCTGAGGATAGTGAGGTTTCTACAGCTACGAGACAGTCACTAGGTAGTTCACTGATGCCAGAAAATAACTCAGCTGCTGTCAACACCAACCTTACAAACAATGGGTCCCGCTTCTGGAGTTTTCtgtttcaagagaaaaaagttaatatCCAAAGTCTTTTAGCTCtcattggtttttttattgacagagGTTCAACACTTTCCAGCACCCATGAAGAACGCCAAAGATGTTTTGAAGCTGCCAAAATGTACTTGACAATTATATGCATACCGGGGAGCATGGCTTTCAGAGTCTTTCATCAAATGCTCTATATGAAGGCATTGCAACTTGTCCAACTATATGTGCAGACTAGAAAATATGCACAGAAAAGTGCACTACAATCTCAACAAGCTAAGAAAGGTCACAAGCAAACACAGCCTGTAGcagaatttgaagaagaagaaggagaagctCCGATTGGACCAGAGGAAATAGCTGCTGTTGAAAAAGCCATGTCAAGGTTTTTGGATGCTTTATTTTTGGTTGCTCAGCATCTCTCCTTCAAACGATATCccaacattttaaaagaaactgtTGAATGCATACTACCAATTATCAACCTAGATAGGGGAGCAGTGAGTTTGAAGGCTCTTGAAATCATACACAACTTCTGCAATCCACTTCATGGTGATGCTGTCCAAACTGTCCATCACGTCTTTGTACATATTTTACCGTACCTGGTGCTTGATCCAAGTGAAAAAGACTTAAATAACAAGAATTTGGTGGCCTTAAAAGACATCAGCTTCAATTTAGTCAACAGCTTCATCTCCAAGTTCGGAGAGATCATTTACCCTCTCGTGCATGGACTTATTAAACACGTTTGTGTCGAAGTCGTCGATAGAGCAGAGTATCGTCATAAAACAGCCCAAACAGCTCTAGATTTGCTCCAACTTATTCCAGAAGAGCACCGACAag ggACTATCCGTTGGTTCCTATTACTTGCTCACACGGAGCAAGCCTTCCTTCGTCTGTTTTCTTTGGAAATACTGTCAATTCTATTGCAAAACGGCCAAATTGACATGCTCACTTTTGCTGTTATCTTTGGCCAATGCTCCGATCAGTCAGCAACTGTTAGAGCCAAAGCACTTTCCATACTGGGTGAATGTATCGAGTCGAACGATCGCTCTGTTGTTGAAATATTCGACATAATTTTTAGTGAAGAAGTAGATAGACAAACAACTGGCGCCGAAGAATTAGAGGAAGAATCTGACATTGTGGAAATTTTGCAAGGAGAGGAGCCCATCAACATTACTGCTGCGCTTTTGCCTAAAGCATCTGCTATTATGAATCTTCTCAAGGAGCGTGCCGTCGACGAAAAAGTCCATGTGCGTAAGAATGCCCTGCAATTGCTGCTCTCGGTCACTCGACGACATAGACGCTATCTTACTCAAGATCTTCTTAAACTCCTTGGAAATGCGTGCCGTGACGTCGCTATGCTCATTCGTCGCAATTCAGCTCAAATGATGACAGATCTTTTGTGCGAACACTCAGAAAATGAAGCCGTTCAAAAAATATGGGCTCGATCGGTACTACCCTTGGTAATCGATGGTGAGACGCGTGTGCAAGAGAAAGCACTTGAATGTGCTGATCAGTTCGTATTGCGATCATTGGTCGGGAATGACAGCCAGAAAGGTTGGATTCTTTTAGAAGTCATCATCGAACTAGGTTTGGACATCTATTTGAGCAAAGCCGTCGAAATGTGGTCTCGTCAACAACAAATTCCAGCTCAACTTTTACGGACTCTACTTTCAAACTCCGAGCAGCGTCCCCGAGCTGCACTAACTCTCGTCGCAATTTTCGCTCGCCATGCGACCATTGACAACAACGTCAAG AAATTTGCCCTTGATTATTTGCAAGAAAACATTGGATCAACAAATTCGGTGAATGTTTATTGTATACAGCAAGTATACAAAGTCATTGGAGCAACTCTACCTAGCATGAGCAAGGAGAATGTACAAACTATACG TGAAATTTCAAGCCGCTTCGTTGCCAATTCGCAATTATCTACAAACGTGATTGCCACTGCTTGCGACATGATAGTGTTTTGTATTCAGCAGCAAGTGGCCGATGAAGACAAAGCACGCAAAGAAGCTGCTGAATGGGCAGGGGAAATTATATCCAGTTCCGGTGAATTTCTTAGCATCCATCTCAGAAAACAA GAAAATGTTTCGCCAGAAGAGGAAGAACAATTGGCACGACGGATTCTCACTCTAGGCTGTGTTGGCCTGCACTGTCCACAACAAGTAAACAAACGACACTTCTTGCTGTTGCAACACGCTGCTTTTCAACCAGAGAGTGGAGTCGATGCTCCGATTCCTTTTTCACAGCCACAGTCACAACCCAAACGAAAACTTCCTCCACGTTTACAAGCAGCCGCTGTTATTTCGCTGGGTAAACTCAGCGTTCAACATGAAGAGATGGCTAAGCGG CTCATTCCTGGTTTGGGTCGTTTACTCGAGACGACGCCACATGAGGCTGTCCGCAACAACATCGTATGCTGTTTGTGCGATTGGGTTATCCGTTACGCGACAGCCATCGATCCTGTTATGCCTCAAGTAACGGCCTGTTTACGTGACCCAACTCCCGCTGTGAGGAAACAAACCCTTGTCTTACTGATTCACCTTCTCCAAGAAGACTATCTGAAGATCCGGGGCACATTCTTTTTCCGCATCCTGCAGCTGGCATGCGATGACGATGAAAGTTTACGAGACCTGGCTCTTTTTTATGTTACCCAGCGTTTACTCCATAGACAACCTACCATTATCCAGCAACACTTCATTGAATGTGTGTTCCATTTTAATGACTACAAGGGTCACCCAACGTACAACCGATATGCTTTAACGGATCGagagaaaaaactattttccaTTGCTG GCCAACAACATACCCGTCGTCGATTTCAGATCTACCAGTTTATGCTTCAGAATTTAGACGACGAGGCGAGATTTCAGCTTACATTCCGACTTACACGCGATGTGCTCCATGGTGTTGTTGAAGAAGTTATGTCTCTCAAAAACGCTTCCACTGAGGCTGTGTTGAAAGATGCCCTGGCTGTACTATCCTGCGACGACATCAAACTAGCCTCTCTGTCAGCTTCAACGGATGACGATCCGGTAGAGAAAGAAGACATAGCTCAAGCTATCGTTCAGTCCACAAAAAAGGCTATTATCGCGCAG GTCGTAAAACGGAATGTTATCGAAAACATTGTACCGATTGTTGTAGCTTTGAAGCGCAAGCTAGCTGCTAATAAATCCTCACTGATGGGCAACTTAATGGTTTTTCTACGAGAGTTAATGAAGGACTATAAAGATGAGATCCAAGAAATCTTAGCAGAAGATCGCCAGCTAATGGCTGAAATTGATTTCGACATCAAACGTTTTGAACAACAAGAGAGGATGGAAGCCGAAATGCCAACACCCCGAGTAGATCGAACCATACCACCCCCAGAATTAGTTAATCCGCGTGAGGATGAGCAAGTAAGAGTTCAATCGAATGACAGGCGAAGTCTAGCCAATAATCGTACACTAAGGCCTTCAGACAAGCCAGTGGAGACTCCgataaaatcaaatgcaatCCCTAAAACAACCGAACAAGTCGTTGAAAAAAGTCCAGTAGAAGAAGCGCTATCAACATCATCGGAACCACAAGAACCGACCAATAAGTCTAGAAGGTCCACAAGGAAAACACAAGTTTCATTCGCTAATGACAGTGCAAGATTGAATGGAGATCCAGTCGAGCAAGTGCCATCAGTAGCCGATACTTCTGTTCCCTTCGTACAACCAAGCGTGGATAAGTTACCTCCTAAAAATGTGGCAGTGAAACGTCTTCTAGCATCCAGAATTATGAGTACTCCCATTCGAAACGTTCCAGTCGACGACGTCAGTTTTCAAATACGAGACGTTGATTTGAGCAACATTCATTTACCGGATCATGAAAATAATCAAGCCGATTCTTTACCCGAGCTCGAATCTACTCCGAAAAGGAaatccaaaagaagaagatgtaaTTGA
- the LOC124201137 gene encoding U3 small nucleolar RNA-interacting protein 2-like, protein MSFFIRKNQRGAKRKNGATVTDSRPKTYKEKKRLAHDDEISSHSEGENDDSKVYSESEDEETVQEKRLRLTKEYIQEIENQERLRREEEDIDKSVIAHRLKEDLLEQSGRLRRTVADSYDKIDETLIKHLHCKDHKQPITCLTISPDCQSLFTASKDCTIVKWSLVEFKKVAVIKRVEKKASREIKGHKTVVQSLTISSDGKFLASGDLENQVHIWDPITLKWLHTFKGHRAGITGLVFRRGTHTLYSASMDRTVKIWNLDEMSYVETLLGHQDAITSIDALTKERAITAGGRDNSVRVWKIPEESQLIFNGHQGSIDCVRLVNEDHFVSCGDDGMLSLWGSQKKKPLFSIPNAHGVDESNNQANWISSVAALTNTDLIASGSQDGFIRLWKCGENFRNLSPLMSIPACGFVNSLAFSSDGKMLIAGLGQEHRLGRWWRNGSAKNEILIIPLKQHEKS, encoded by the exons atgtcatttttcaTTCGCAAAAATCAACGTGGTGCCAAACGCAAGAATGGAGCAACGGTCACTGACAGCAGACCCAAAacttataaagaaaaaaagcgttTGGCTCATGACGACGAGATTTCTAGCCACTCCGAAGGAGAAAATGACGATTCAAAAGTCTACTCAGAATCTGAAGACGAAGAGACGGTGCAAGAAAAGAGACTCAGGCTAACGAAAGAGTATATTCAAGAAATCGAAAATCAGG AACGTTTAAGAAGAGAGGAGGAAGATATTGACAAATCAGTTATTGCTCATAGACTGAAAGAAGATTTACTTGAACAAAGTGGAAGACTGAGAAGAACTGTTGCAGATTCATATGACAAGATTGATGAAACTTTGATCAAACATTTGCATTGCAAAGATCACAAGCAACCCATTACGTGTTTGACAATATCACCTGACTGTCAGTCCCTTTTTACTGCATCAAAGGATTGCACAATTGTTAAATGGTCTCTTGTAGAATTCAAAAAAGTTGCAGTAATCAAGAGggttgaaaaaaaagcttcCCGTGAAATCAAGGGCCACAAGACTGTAGTGCAAAGTCTTACTATTTCATCTGATGGAAAATTCTTGGCTAGCGGTGATCTGGAAAATCAGGTTCACATTTGGGATCCCATCACACTGAAGTGGTTGCACACATTTAAAG GACATAGAGCTGGTATTACCGGTCTAGTTTTTCGTCGAGGTACCCATACGTTATATAGTGCTTCAATGGATCGTACTGTGAAAATATGGAATTTGGATGAAATGTCTTACGTAGAAACACT ATTAGGTCATCAAGATGCCATCACTTCCATCGATGCCTTGACCAAAGAACGAGCCATTACGGCAGGCGGGCGGGACAATTCTGTGCGTGTTTGGAAGATACCTGAAGAGTCGCAGCTTATTTTTAATGGACATCAAGGATCCATCGACTGCGTTCGTCTCGTAAATGAAGATCACTTCGTCAGTTGTGGAGATGATGG GATGCTGTCATTGTGGGggtctcaaaagaaaaaaccgctGTTTAGTATACCCAACGCCCACGGAGTCGATGAATCGAATAACCAAGCCAATTGGATATCTTCCGTTGCTGCTCTGACGAATACAGACCTTATTGCATCAG GATCCCAAGACGGTTTCATTCGTCTCTGGAAATGCGGCGAAAATTTCCGTAATTTGTCGCCGCTTATGAGTATCCCAGCTTGCGGGTTCGTGAATTCATTGGCTTTTTCCTCCGATGGTAAAATGTTAATCGCTGGTCTCGGACAAGAACACCGACTTGGTAGGTGGTGGCGGAATGGATCGGCTAAAAACGAAATCCTTATCATTCCGCTCAAGCAACATGAAAAATCATGA
- the LOC124201138 gene encoding mitochondrial dicarboxylate carrier-like — protein MIANATTEKRISRWYFGGLASSGAAIVTHPLDLIKVHLQTQQDGKVKAVRLAISIVKQQGITALYSGLTASLLRQLTYSTARFGIYEASKQYVGGAKADNIPFYQKALIAGMSGAVGGFVGTPGDMINVRMQNDIKVPEAQRRNYKHAIDGVFRVFREEGFRRLFSGASTATGRAVLMTIGQLSFYDQIKIMLLKSGHFDDNLITHFSASLAAGAIATTMTQPLDVLKTRAMNAKPGEFKNMMHLVTYTAKLGPLGFYKGYVPAFIRLAPQTILTFVFLEQLRKHFGYLQTK, from the exons ATGATTGCTAAcgcaacaacagaaaaacgcATTTCACGCTGGTACTTTGGCGGTCTAGCTTCCAGTGGAGCAGCAATTGTTACTCATCCTCTTGATTTAATTAAA GTACATTTGCAGACACAACAAGATGGAAAGGTTAAGGCCGTAAGACTAGCCATTAGTATAGTGAAACAACAGGGAATCACTGCTCTTTACTCAGGCCTCACAGCCTCTCTTCTCAGACAACTAACTTACTCAACTGCAAGATTTGGGATCTATGAA GCGTCAAAACAATATGTTGGTGGTGCCAAAGCCGATAACATTCCCTTTTATCAGAAAGCACTTATTGCTGGAATGTCTGGAGCTGTAGGTGGATTTGTTGGTACACCTGGAGACATGATTAACGTACGAATGCAAAACGACATTAAGGTTCCAGAAGCCCaaagaagaaa CTACAAGCACGCTATCGATGGTGTTTTCCGTGTGTTCCGAGAGGAAGGATTTAGGCGCCTTTTCTCGGGTGCATCGACAGCTACTGGACGAGCGGTTTTAATGACCATCGGCCAGCTATCCTTCTatgatcaaatcaaaattatgtTACTCAAATCCGGTCACTTTGACGACAACCTCATCACGCACTTTTCTGCCTCTCTCGCAGCC GGGGCTATAGCAACTACCATGACACAACCTCTAGACGTCTTGAAAACAAGAGCGATGAACGCCAAACCTGGAGAATTCAAA AATATGATGCATCTGGTCACGTACACGGCCAAACTAGGACCGCTGGGATTTTACAAAGGTTACGTCCCGGCTTTCATTCGCCTGGCACCACAAACGATTTTGACCTTCGTCTTCCTTGAGCAGCTTCGTAAACACTTTGGATACTTACAGACCAAATGA